From Rudanella lutea DSM 19387, a single genomic window includes:
- a CDS encoding 3-keto-disaccharide hydrolase, which produces MRLLTALTLFAALLTLSLTRPTLRKEPVGVGTKAPNGAEVFFDGTRAMLDQKWTYWAGPRLAATLPIKWFLQPNPTNPAEQVLNTNDPAGAGGKYGAADIVTKKEFRDARIHVEFLIPEKGGNSGVYLQNRYEIQVLDGDTTSHGMAAVINESPSPYYAYNGIGKWNAYDITFRAARFSGGKRVEPAMVTLYFNGKKVHVNRPIQQVWGGPNSGIDGGNDGGKGITDTPGGLKLQAEGHNVLYRNIWIKPLDLKKADTDF; this is translated from the coding sequence ATGCGACTTCTTACCGCTCTGACCTTATTTGCCGCTCTGCTGACCTTGAGCCTCACCCGACCGACCCTCCGCAAAGAGCCCGTGGGCGTTGGTACCAAAGCTCCAAACGGAGCCGAGGTGTTTTTCGACGGCACCCGCGCTATGCTCGACCAGAAATGGACCTACTGGGCAGGCCCCCGGCTGGCGGCTACCTTGCCCATCAAGTGGTTTTTGCAGCCTAACCCCACCAACCCGGCTGAGCAGGTACTCAATACCAACGACCCGGCCGGGGCCGGTGGCAAGTACGGTGCCGCCGATATTGTCACGAAAAAAGAGTTTCGGGACGCCCGTATTCACGTCGAATTTCTGATTCCCGAAAAAGGTGGCAACAGCGGGGTGTACCTGCAAAACCGGTACGAAATTCAGGTGCTCGACGGCGATACCACCAGCCACGGCATGGCGGCTGTCATCAACGAGTCGCCCTCGCCCTACTACGCCTACAATGGAATCGGCAAATGGAATGCGTACGACATTACGTTCCGGGCGGCCCGGTTTAGCGGGGGCAAACGCGTGGAGCCCGCTATGGTCACCCTCTATTTCAACGGCAAAAAGGTGCACGTAAACCGCCCAATTCAGCAAGTGTGGGGTGGCCCCAACTCCGGTATCGACGGGGGGAATGACGGCGGCAAAGGCATCACCGACACGCCGGGTGGCCTCAAGCTACAAGCCGAAGGGCACAATGTACTCTACCGCAACATCTGGATTAAACCGCTGGACCTGAAGAAAGCCGACACTGATTTTTAG
- a CDS encoding PAS domain-containing sensor histidine kinase — protein MLSVQLPESQFFELLDTLPGAAVWMQCIRNNHGEPINFRVRFVGQEAGKLPNTLGAFSPGTMLLHGETPSATQQAHFRQLVSVLQTGQPYQITQGHLTEEYRPMADGVLCLIKPTPVDANPGSWSQTMIEGTTQGVMLLEPVFAEDRITDFRILAANPALSVMTHVTPAEAIGRLHSEVFPQYRADGFFRQFCATYTDGQPRRVESYYSDEQLQGWFEVAAVRHGNGLVLTFSNSTEARQYKKALEETNTYLQRIIDSSQTGILVLKPVCNEAGEVIDFQFTRSNRLTEAFVGQQPETLRQALVERWANIIREPALMERYRHTYHTGENARFETNYNLDGFDVWFNVQCTRQDDEVLVTFTDITALKKTQQTLEWQLSRNREQAGLLNSILDSSDNGIMAFEAIRSPEDGNKIVDFRFLMANQASTNVTGRAPSSVIGRTLLRVFPGNADSGLFDGYVHTTETGEPYHTEVYYNYDGLDFWLTISAHKLGDGFVVTFSDVSALKRATRIVEQSAMKLQTIINSSQTGIILYEPVKNEQGELVDFRIRRANRQIAGYMKLEPEDMVGALASEWFPDYKNQGLFAQYCHTYRTAETLHFDFNYEDGEMSLWFDIISTKMGDDVLVTLVDYTTLKRLQQQLEGSVADLQRSNDNLQQFAYVASHDLQEPLRKIQAFGDVLKLNYAPLLGEGSDIITRMQASAMRMSTLIRDLLEYSRLSTQTMPMGPVALNNVVSLVLEDLDVPISETHASIQFADLPTVRGEESQLRQLFQNLISNALKFRKPEAQPIISIRAQTVMAAELPADVSPVRKASRYHMITVSDNGIGFDERYRERIFQVFQRLHSKLQYPGTGIGLAIVQKVVDNHGGAITAFSTMDEGATFVVYLPC, from the coding sequence ATGCTGTCGGTTCAGCTTCCTGAGAGTCAGTTTTTTGAACTTCTCGACACCCTGCCCGGTGCCGCGGTCTGGATGCAGTGCATCCGCAACAATCACGGCGAACCAATTAACTTCCGGGTCCGATTCGTGGGCCAGGAAGCGGGTAAACTGCCCAATACGTTGGGTGCTTTCTCGCCCGGCACCATGCTGCTTCACGGCGAGACGCCCTCTGCCACCCAACAGGCTCACTTTCGGCAGTTGGTGAGCGTTCTGCAAACAGGACAACCCTACCAGATTACACAAGGGCACCTGACCGAAGAATACCGTCCGATGGCCGACGGGGTGCTGTGCCTGATTAAGCCTACACCCGTCGATGCAAACCCGGGCAGTTGGAGCCAGACCATGATCGAGGGGACAACGCAGGGCGTCATGTTGCTCGAACCCGTCTTTGCCGAAGACCGTATTACTGACTTTCGGATTTTGGCCGCCAATCCGGCGCTGAGTGTGATGACGCATGTTACACCGGCTGAAGCCATCGGGCGGCTTCATAGTGAAGTGTTCCCGCAGTACCGGGCCGATGGATTCTTCAGACAGTTTTGCGCTACGTACACCGACGGGCAGCCGCGCCGGGTAGAGTCGTACTACAGCGATGAACAGTTGCAGGGATGGTTTGAGGTGGCCGCTGTTCGACACGGTAACGGACTGGTACTCACGTTCTCTAATAGTACCGAGGCCCGCCAGTATAAAAAAGCCCTCGAAGAAACCAATACCTATTTACAGCGCATTATCGACTCGTCGCAAACGGGGATTCTGGTCCTCAAGCCAGTATGCAATGAAGCGGGTGAGGTAATCGATTTTCAGTTTACCCGGTCCAACCGGCTTACCGAGGCTTTTGTGGGGCAACAACCCGAAACCCTTCGGCAGGCGCTCGTAGAACGGTGGGCGAATATCATCCGGGAGCCGGCTCTGATGGAGCGCTACCGACATACCTATCATACGGGTGAAAACGCACGCTTCGAAACCAACTACAACCTCGACGGTTTCGATGTTTGGTTCAATGTGCAGTGCACTCGGCAGGACGACGAGGTACTGGTGACATTCACCGACATTACGGCCCTCAAAAAGACCCAACAGACTCTCGAATGGCAGTTGAGTCGTAACCGTGAGCAGGCGGGTTTGCTCAATAGTATTCTCGATAGCTCCGATAACGGCATTATGGCTTTCGAGGCCATTCGCTCGCCTGAGGATGGAAATAAAATTGTTGATTTCAGGTTCCTGATGGCGAATCAGGCCAGTACAAACGTAACCGGGCGGGCTCCGTCGAGCGTAATTGGACGAACCTTACTGCGGGTATTTCCGGGCAATGCTGATTCGGGCTTATTTGATGGCTATGTACACACCACCGAAACCGGCGAGCCGTATCATACCGAAGTGTACTACAATTACGATGGGCTTGATTTTTGGCTCACCATTTCGGCGCATAAGCTGGGCGATGGGTTTGTGGTAACCTTTTCTGATGTGTCGGCCCTGAAACGGGCGACGCGCATTGTGGAGCAGTCGGCAATGAAACTCCAAACCATCATCAACTCGTCGCAAACGGGAATTATTCTGTACGAGCCTGTCAAAAATGAGCAGGGTGAGCTGGTTGATTTCCGTATCCGGCGGGCCAACCGGCAAATTGCGGGTTATATGAAGCTTGAGCCTGAAGACATGGTGGGAGCCCTTGCCAGTGAGTGGTTTCCCGACTACAAAAACCAGGGCTTGTTTGCGCAGTATTGCCACACCTACCGCACGGCCGAAACCCTGCACTTCGATTTTAACTATGAGGACGGCGAAATGAGCCTCTGGTTCGATATCATCAGCACCAAAATGGGCGACGATGTGCTGGTGACGCTGGTCGACTATACCACTCTCAAACGTCTGCAACAGCAACTCGAAGGATCTGTTGCCGATTTGCAACGCTCCAACGACAATCTTCAGCAGTTTGCCTACGTAGCTTCGCACGACCTTCAGGAGCCCCTGCGCAAAATTCAGGCATTCGGCGACGTACTGAAGCTGAACTATGCGCCGTTGCTGGGGGAGGGGTCCGATATTATCACCCGGATGCAAGCGTCGGCCATGCGTATGTCGACGCTTATCCGTGATCTGCTCGAATACTCGCGTCTGTCAACTCAGACAATGCCTATGGGCCCTGTTGCCCTGAATAATGTAGTGAGTCTGGTACTTGAAGATCTGGATGTACCGATTAGTGAAACCCACGCATCCATTCAGTTTGCCGACCTGCCTACGGTGCGGGGCGAAGAATCGCAGCTTCGGCAGTTGTTTCAGAATCTTATATCTAACGCGCTCAAATTCCGTAAGCCAGAAGCCCAGCCGATCATCTCCATTCGGGCACAGACGGTGATGGCCGCCGAGCTACCCGCTGATGTCAGCCCCGTACGGAAAGCGTCCCGGTACCACATGATTACCGTATCCGACAACGGAATCGGGTTCGACGAGCGGTACCGGGAACGTATTTTTCAGGTATTCCAGCGGTTGCACAGCAAACTCCAGTACCCCGGCACGGGTATTGGGCTGGCTATTGTGCAAAAAGTGGTCGATAACCACGGCGGGGCCATTACGGCCTTCAGTACGATGGACGAAGGAGCCACCTTCGTGGTGTATCTGCCGTGCTAA